The nucleotide window GGGGTAAACTGTACAAAATATATACTGTAATCTAACTGTACTCTATAAAACTgtaaaagacacaaacacacacgcctCTATCTACGTCTGTAATGCATATAGGTCATACCCGCACCTGTGTGTGCGCTTATACCTGTAATGAATAGGAAATACTTGCTTGCACATCTGTCTAACTGTcctttgcactctctctctctctctcacacactttggGGTGAAAGgtttaatgctgtgtttgtttactgttattCTTGAGATACATTTATAGCTCTGACTACTGCCCTCTGTGTCTAAATAGTGAGTGCTTcttccctcccacacacacacacacacacacacacacacacacagatttagtCTATTTCTGAACCTAAAACGGGTGAATCCCAGTTGTCTGTGTAGTTTCCTTCAGGGCTGGGTTCAATTTGACTCCACAAAACATGAAATAAGAGGTTCTTAACAAAACCCCAAGAGTTTAAACCCAGACAGTACTGATATATAGCGTGGAAAAGATTGCCATTCGGAAAATCCTGGAGTATTAAGACGTAGAGAAAGGAGCGATTATTTAATTGACGGGGTCCTCTACGTGACGTtataaaacacagtgaaataatTTAGGATGCGGTCCAAGAGGTGAACATTGAACATTTATCACAAGTTTAAGGAAATAAAATTCAGTAATAACTAGACAATAAAgctcttcagagacacacacacctaacgcattcagacacacacacacacacactagcttTTAATCGGCCTCATGTTTTAACGTAAATGTGATAAATGAAAGCTATTTAAACCGTTACATTAAACAGGTGCACAGTAATTTCTTCCTTCTggaagcttttttatttttttaaaattaaagagCTAATTATGAGATTTACAGCTTTATTTACACGTCTTAATTTAAGAGCTCTGTGttctaaaataatacaaattttGTACAAATAATTTAGAACCTGTCTAAAAGCTTTAGTTGTCTGTGAAGAACAGTAACAAAGAAAAGTAtccaaattatttttaaaagtttaaactgaaaaaCACTGGAGTGTTCCTTTTAAAACTCTCCAGGACTGCAGTTTGACCCTCGATCTGAGTTACAGAGAGGCAAACAGGGGTAAGTCCTACGTCTCTCCTGCTGTCTCTGAGAGATTATGTCACATTAGAGAGTGTGTGGGCACTCTATAGTCTGAAGAACAGAGGGGCCGCATACAGCCAACATAAACAGAGTCTCCATAACTGACTCATACAGTGGGCTAGACAGAGGACAGGAAGAAAAGATGGAGAGTACTCGGGCGGagggtgaggggggggggggtctgcgTCTGGAAGAGGCCACATAAACAGATAAGGAAAGGACAAAGCCATAAAGAAGAACTGGTATTAAACCTTGCTTAAAAGGAAATTGCATTCGTTTTATCAACCTCACTAAGACACAGAACAGGCTAAGAATTATTTACATTAAGTCTATCTACAAGctatcacagggcaacacacactcacacactcactcacgcctacggacacttttgagtcaccaatccatctaccaacgtgtgtttttggactgtgggaggacaccggagcacccggaggaaacccacgcagacacagagagaacacaccacactcctcacagacagtcacccggaggaaacccacggtgacacagggagaacacaccatacttctcacagacagtcacccggaggaaacccacgcagacacagagagaacacaccacactcctcacagtcacccggaggaaacctacgcagacacagagagaacacaccacactcctcacagtcacccggaggaaacctacgcagacacagagagaacacaccacactcctcacagtcacccgaaggaaacccacgcagacacagagagaacacaccacactcctcacagacagtcacccggaggaaacccacggtgacacagggagaacacaccatacttctcacagacagtcacccggaggaaacccacgcagacacagagagaacacaccacactcctcacagtcacccggaggaaacctacgcagacacagagagaacacaccacactcctcacagtcacccggaggaaacctacgcagacacagagagaacacaccacactcctcacagtcacccgaaggaaacctacgcagacacagagagaacacaccacactcctcacagtcacccggaggaaacctacgcagacacagagagaacacaccacactcctacaGCAACAACATTTTAAGCCAAAACAATATCTCAGGCCTCATGTTCGGCCGTAACTGTTTTATATCCACTGCATGAAGAAAATGTTTATAGACATTCCTTACAATTGGTCAATTAAACACTTATTGAAGACACAGTTGTTAACATTTATCTTTAAAGCCCCACATTAGCCTGAGATCACTATGCCCAATGCCAGACATCGTCTAGAGGGGTATATAGGCAccaagcactgggctgtgagACAGTGAACCATTGTTCTTGACAGACTCCACTGAATATGTTTCTAGAATGAGTTGgaaaggtgtgtgtgatctAGAACTGACGTGATACCGTTAAATCCTCAAAGAAATATTCCAGCATCTACCTTAAAACCTTCCGAATGAGTAGAAGTCAGGAGCCAATCTACCTGCtgataactttttttttttatatttaatcataGCAGCCACGGGCAGTTGTTGCCCTTTTACTGAATGAGCTCCTTCTTGTGAACTGAAGGAAGGAAGAAATGTGGCGGATGTCGGAGAAGCTACTTAGTAATATCTTGAAATGCGATACGTGTTGAAGAAATTCTTCAGCGCTTGTGTGGAGTTTTTGAAAGTTGCTTTTCTAGTCGCACTccccttttttttgttttcccacCATTGTGTGCATGGTAAGGACTGGACATTTGACACCGGCACACAAAGGTTCAGGCATGTTTCAGAAACACATGTTCCACAGCATTACGTCACACGTTAAGGTCAGCATAACTCTTCTGTTCCAAATGCTTGTTTCCGGACAACTGCAAAAAGTTACTGACATTTTTTTCCCCAGCAGAACTGCTTGCCTCTGCTGGTGACCCAAACTAtacttttgtgtttaaatgtaatgATAAAATGTGAAATTTCCCCTTTGTACTGGATTTGACTATATTTAAAGTCATTAAGCTTCTGATTACTTTAATCTGTCTTTTCAGTAAAGGTTAGGACAAGGTTAAGTCTGGGGATGGGGACAGGGCTGGAGGCAGTAGAGGAAGCCCATTATGCAGAAGTTTGCTGGTTCATATCCCGGTCAGTATGACAGGAACAAATGAACTGAATACTGGTAGGTGACTGGTTTAAATATGGCCGTCACAGGTTACTGCAAACATGCCCCCAGACGGAGCAGCCCCTCAAAACTATTTGCAGCTTTTCCTGAGGTACCGGTCTCCCAAAGCTAGCTGCTAAGAATAATGTGGACACTAATAATTGCATTGTTTAAAGGTCTGTTTCATAGAAAGCCAAATATAGAGGTATTCTATGGAAAACTGACCCAGATATGTCCAACTAAGCTTTTGTTATGTGACAAAACCCTGTATACTCTGACATTTAACAATTTTTCCCCTAACCATTcagcccctcgctgccgttgtgttcttagctgaacctatgtgtgcttttgggTCCTTTACACCTTAATTTActgcacaaaacatgggaatttctttttttaattcatcagaGCAATTAcgtttacgtttcggcatagctgctcaagatgagggtaggtactagtgatgtgtcggtcgcaaacgaaccggttcaaagagccggctcttgtaagtgaacgatgagagccggttcccgtttaagaccgagccatttatttctaaggcttgtcattcaaccaatcagagaacatcAAGCAATCTCCAacccttattttattattattttatactttatttaaatttaattttatttaatttaataagctattttgtaaaacctaccttttgggttcaattggctatacttcagagtttacaagtgatttttattaaggtgtttaaatgaaaatccagttatttatacaattgaatgtgtgagtgccatcagtgagttattacaaaacagccataaaaacaattggccgttgcaacactatttattatttttaatattgaacaataatattttttccatatagtcatgtaaaatgtaggtaatattgttctgtaccagtggaaataagtggtttcgccatttaggagccgaaagagccggctcttcaagaagagccgagccaaaagagccggctccccaaaaagagccgaaattcccatcactagtaggtacatgagctttgccgctgacgtaaacaaggactactgacgtgcagactgaccaattaaatgtttacagagaagtttatcgaccaataacggtacttcaccacgcccgcttctcactcaagcgaaccaatcggagtaggggagggcgggactagtttgtgaacgaaacttctcgaagttgtatctaagctctagaaaaacaaaatgccggacgttatttaaatgaaattccgcccggacatttttttaagtctaaaaaagaggacatgtccgggtaaaagaggacgtctggtcaccctaactaaAGCTATAAGATGAGTTTTCACCTTACACTGCTTTTTTTAAAGGAGCAACTGTACAGAGCTAGAACACAAGGGCTAAAGTGAGGTTGGATAACGGTCATGTAAAACAAATTATGAGAGTTTCTTTTGACATGAACGCACACAAATGTCATAAGTGGACCTCAAGGAAAAGCCTTTAATGGTTGAGTCCCATTTCTGCCATCTAAACGGACACTAAATGTTGGAGAACTTGAGATAAAGCACATGTGTATGGGGTAAtggagaatgtgtgagagacatGAGGCAGAAAGAGGGAGGGTGAAAAAAGACACTCAGGAAGCAGAAACACAGTGTAAGGTTGCATAAAACCACCTGTCAGAAAAAGAAACTTGATGAGAGCGTATAAGATGTCTTCAGACAGTTTATAATCACCAGGAATTTGGTGAGTCATTGGGTACTAATGGGACACTTTTATATCTGTCACAGGTCACGGAAAATATCATCTCCAAGCACACTTTGCAAGGTGAGTGTCAAAGTGCCGCATGCAATCGTCAGTGGTGGGTATGACTAGAGACCCCATACTGTCACACCACACCACTTGTGTTGCATGGAACAACTCTACAGCACTGGAAAGTGCACTCACGTATGCTGATAATAGCCATATGTCAAAACAAAGGCTTCATAAACACCATCTTGTGGACTCAGAAACAATGACATAATATTAGTTGTTTGGTTGGCGTAGCATTAGTGCAcgaataataaaatattgataatTGGTTCGACTTGTATCAATAAATTTAATTCACTCGAAATGTTGCAGTGCTGTTTCGTATTAAATTTTTAATACTCCAAGGGAGCAGGCCTGTTCAGACGTACTCAAAACTGATGAATGATATGCTGCTCTGTTTCGTTGGGTTTTGGCTTGCGTGTTGTTGGAATTCTGCTCTGATTTTGCTGTGTTCCTTTCCCAGAAGCAAGAACTATGCCTCGCACTTACAACACGACAGGGTCAAAGTTTGTGACACAGAGACCTTCAGCCCACCTCACGCTCAGCGGCCTACAAGGTGAGCCGTGTGACTTTGCTTGGATTTAATTTCTGGTCAAAATACGTTGTGGTGGATCTGCTCATCCATAAATCAAAGGTATTATTAGGGAGTTTATGCTGCCTACACCCTTCTGGGAGTGAAGCTAGTCTTCACACTAGATGCTAGAACATTGcaaagaacattagtgaggttaggTCCTGATGTTCAgttcactccagctcatcccaaaggttttaggtggagctccatcacttcagagaactcGAATCCAGTGCTTAATAACACAGTTTAGGGGTTTATTCATTGGGATTATCTTCGACTCGCATGCATTCCGCACTGCATTCTGTTTCCAGTGCGTTTCTATGGAGAgtattaaaatgtttgtgtagAGTTGAACTCCTCTGTGAGCAACAGCGacactttaaagtaacacattcGCTAATTAGCAAcagtgtctacaaatgtttgcaCTTATAGCGCAACACACTCTTTTTGGATTACATAAATACCTTAAGTCATCAGAAGAGTCATCTGGAGCTGTAGTTGGTTAATATATTCACTGTACACAGGGGGAAACCTTCTGTGATTAGAGGATTGTCAACAGCTGGGTTTCCAAAAGACTTCGTAGTGATAAGAGCATTGTTAAATGGAAGTGACAGCATTGCTATCTACCAGGTCTTAATTCATAGAAGCATTGGGAAGCTAGCCCAAGAGCGatattgtaataaatattaatgaactGTTATATAAACTGTTTAATAGATGTGGTATAAAATATGTCTAAATGATGTAATTGTAGTTCAAGGGTTACGTTTGAGTAAAAGGTTTAGTGatttaataaaaatggaaaaacagtGATAAGTGATGTGTGTGACCGAGAAAACCGTAAAGAAGTTGGATAAACCGAAGTCGCTGTGTTTTGACAGCGTGAGTCACAAGTGCGATCATTAAATTGGAAAACGGTTCACAGCACGCTGCCATTTCTTTCTCCTCCAGCTTTTTCCTGTCTGATTCTGAACAGATGCACCATAACTCAAAAAACATGACTCGAGGCATCGGCAGATTACTATATACCATACGGCATAATAACGGATCACTCATAGACGTCATGAACTGATGTATGCTGCCAAAGTACAAAGAGCTGCAAATGCGGCACTGCTGAAAATGTTTATATCACTGAGCTGGGGATGAAAAGGAAAGGGCTATTCTAGACATCTGCTGCTCATCTGTGGTCTTCTCCCGACTTCCCTGTCAGCACGGAGGAAAGCTACATTCGGATTTGGGAATACGTATCAAAGAGCAGCTCTTATCTGATCGATTGATCTTCTTTGAGGAATGTGATTCTTAATGCTTGTCCAACCCCTCCCCTCCATGTCCTGTCCCCACAATCCTCCCTGTTCTCGATTGTGCAGCGCATTCTTCATTCTGACTCCTACATATCCATACCTTCCTCTGGCTGTTCCTCATTAATATGCATCCCTTCCATATCCCCATTCTTCTTCTGTCCGCCCTTATCTCACTAACAGGCCTCTGTTTTTTCAATTTCCTCtgcatttttctctctttgcttctttagtttggGAAATGCAGCTATGAGAACGAGTAGCTAACAGGTAATTGGATGTTATACATCATCCTTCACCACTGAGCTGTTGACTAAAGTTAATTGCCCGACACACGTGGTTTCTTTTGATCAAGAGTGAATTTTTGCATGTAAATGTACTATTTAGTCTCAAATATCTACCTGTGCCGTTGACTTTGTCTCCCAACTCTCATTTGCAGGTGTGACCACTCTATATCCCAACCCCCAGGCCGACCTGCACCAGTCCTGCCGCCACCCTGTGCGGTCCTGGGCCAACCAGAGCTTTGGCGCTCACCTCCACAATATGACACTGTCTAACGGGCGTCTGCGTGTGCCCCAGGATGGCCGTTATTACCTGTACGCACAGGTTTACTTCCGCTACCCGTCGCCCAGTGAGGGTGAGCAGCACAGCACCAGCCACCAGCTGGTCCAGTGCATCTACAAGAAGACCTCTTACTTGAAGCCCATCCAACTGCTGAAGGGTGTGGGCACCAAATGCTGGGCGCCGGACGCTGAGTATGCCCTGCACTCGGTGTACCAGGGTGGTCTTTTTGAGCTCCGTGCCGGGGACGAGGTCTTTGTGTCTGTCTCCTCTCCATCCATGGTGCACGGGGAGGACTCCTCCAGCTACTTCGGAGCTTTCCGTCTGGACCTGTAAAGTTAACagcaactacaacaacaacaacaacaacaacaagctcTGCCAAGACTCCGTTACTCATAAGGCACTGGGAGGATTCTCTTTTCTTAATGTCACTGGGTCCCATGACCCTGGGAGGTGGAATAAAcattgctttgtttatttttactttgatCAAGATCAAGTCAAGATCTTTTTTTTATCTATATATGTGAAGGAAGTGGTTTGGAAGACTTCggacatgttttattttgaattttttaaggCAGAAGAATGTATGTATATTTCTAAAACCACATCAAAGATGTGGGGCTTGGAAACAGTAGCAAAatatggggaaaaaagaaaaaggactGCAAGCACGGCCAGGACTCTTTAAGGCTGCATCTGTGCCAACAACGTAAATGTCTCATGTTCAAAATGAGGTGAAAATGGAGCCTGTTCCCTTCTCTCAGTCTGGGGTGCATTggatttaacacattttttaaaagaattgAGTAGTGAGAAGAGAGTGGATGACAGGAGGAATGTGGAAGAAAGAGAAGAGCGGAGAGGCATGCATCATTATTTGCCACACACACGGAACTGGCAGCTTGCAAAAGGGGAGGAATTTTCCCTGGCCAGTCCAACCAGTGGAGCAGCATGTTATCACAGATGCCCTAAAACGAtgccctaacacacacaccaccagcagggataattatacacacacacaaacacgcaatGCCAAAGGCCCTTACTGGAAAAAAATGCTATATTGACAATTGAAGGCATCTCAGACACCTTTAAACACTCCAAAACATTCATCTCATGCTTGAGAACCATGACACCACTCATCGTCTTCCTATTGCTATTCAGTAATGTTCTCCACCAGAAGTCTGGTATGAAATATATGCATGTGGCCTTAAAGGAGCTTGTTCTCCTTTTTTATCAGTGCTTTTCCACGACGTTGCTTATGTAGCTTATTCACATACAGTCGTCTTTCTATAACTGTACAAAACAACTCTAAAACGTGAGACACACGCGGTCCTCTGCCCCTTGGCACAGTATAGACTCATCATCTAATTTATTGATTCTAGTTTATTTCTTCTGATATTCGTCTCATAACGACAAGCATTAGACTGCTTTC belongs to Hoplias malabaricus isolate fHopMal1 chromosome 9, fHopMal1.hap1, whole genome shotgun sequence and includes:
- the tnfsf10l gene encoding TNF superfamily member 10, like isoform X2 → MATQNNQDYFRSVSSESTTYMMVPATRRKDPPSKLWIAMVVIVVVVLQIASTTGLFVYLNMSLSQVKNQGVTEELRCLGLLNALDKNRDIPEDLAQLFGEPCLKLAEGIKAYISKVTENIISKHTLQARTMPRTYNTTGSKFVTQRPSAHLTLSGLQGVTTLYPNPQADLHQSCRHPVRSWANQSFGAHLHNMTLSNGRLRVPQDGRYYLYAQVYFRYPSPSEGEQHSTSHQLVQCIYKKTSYLKPIQLLKGVGTKCWAPDAEYALHSVYQGGLFELRAGDEVFVSVSSPSMVHGEDSSSYFGAFRLDL
- the tnfsf10l gene encoding TNF superfamily member 10, like isoform X1, translated to MATQNNQDYFRSVSSESTTYMMVPATRRKDPPSKLWIAMVVIVVVVLQIASTTGLFVYLNMSLSQVKNQGVTEELRCLGLLNALDKNRDIPEDLAQLFGEPCLKLAEGIKAYISKVTENIISKHTLQEARTMPRTYNTTGSKFVTQRPSAHLTLSGLQGVTTLYPNPQADLHQSCRHPVRSWANQSFGAHLHNMTLSNGRLRVPQDGRYYLYAQVYFRYPSPSEGEQHSTSHQLVQCIYKKTSYLKPIQLLKGVGTKCWAPDAEYALHSVYQGGLFELRAGDEVFVSVSSPSMVHGEDSSSYFGAFRLDL